In the genome of Halobacteriovorax sp. GB3, the window TTGTACCTTCGTTCTTAGGCCAAGGCTTAAGGTATGTTCTGAATTTTGCTTTTTCTGATATTATGATTGCTGTTTTAGGGATGATCTCAATAATTTCATTTTTAGCAGGTAGTTTCCGTGATTCTTTTAAAGATTTTGTTTTGAAGACTCTTGACTCTATAGCTAATTTTCCACGACTTGTTCACCAGCTTAAGTCTAATATTGATAACAGAAAAGATGTTAAAGCCTTAACAAACGATAAGCCTTCATTGATTGAAAATATTAAAATGAAAGTACCTTCAATGCTCAAAGGCGATGAAGAAGATAAGCCTAAGTCATTGCCTTCTTTTGTACAAAAGCGTTCTGAGTCTAAGTCTGTAAACGAACAAGAGACTCAAGAAGAAATTGATTCTAGAGAAGTTCCTTTGTTAACTAAAATAGGAAATCCTTTCGCCAAACCTGAGAAGAATGAAGAGTTTTTGAAAAAAGATTTTCAGGAAAAACAGCTTGATGATCAAGTTTTAGTAACTAGAGAAGTTGCTCAAGCTAGTAGTGTTGGTGAAGCTGCGGCCACTGATCATTTAATGAAGCAACCAAGGGTACTAAAAAGTACACGTGATGGAAAAGAAGATACTCAGTATTATTCACTTGTTAGTGATCTATCTAGCAAAAAAGAAGAAAACCGTGTTCAGCACCCCGACGATAAGTACTTTGAAGAAATTATTGAGCTTATTGAAGATAAGCTTGGTGAGTTTAAAATTGATGGGAAAATTATCAATGTTTTAAAAGGTCCTGTTGTAGATACTTTTGAACTCGAGCTTGGAACTGGTGTGAAAGTTTCAAAGGTTACGGGTGCAACTGAAGATCTTTCTCTTGCACTATATGGAGCACCGATAAGAATTGTCTATCCTATGAAAGGAAGAACTACTATCGGTATTGAAGTTCCAAGAAATCCGCGTGAGATTATTTATTTAGATGAAGTTTTAAATACACGAGATTTTCAAACTTCTACAAAACAATTACCTGTTGCGATGGGAAAAGATGCCTTTGGTGAATCTTTTGTTGTTGATCTTGCATCAATGCCTCACATGCTAGTTGCTGGAGCTACAGGTGCTGGTAAGTCTGTTTTTATCAACGCTTTACTAGTATCTTTATTAGTTAAAAAATCTCCAAAACAAATGCAGTTAATCCTAATTGACCCTAAGCAGCTCGAATTAGCCCTTTACCAGAACCTACCGCATTTAATTATGCCAGTTGTAACAGATGCAAAGACAGCTTCTATTTCGTTACTATGGGCCGTTCAGGAGATGGAGAGAAGATATTCAATCCTTAAAGAGTTTGGTGTTCGTAATATTAGTGGCTTTAATGAGAAATTGAAAAAAGCTACTCCAGATATGCTAGCAGGGATACATCAGCATTACGAAGACTCAGGCGCTGAGGAATATGAGCTACCTTATTTAGTTGTTATTGTGGATGAGTTTGCTGACCTTATTCTTACTAAGGCTGGAAAAGAAATTGAAAACAATATTGCTAGACTCGCTGCCAAAGCTAGAGCTGCTGGAATCCACCTTGTTTTAGCGACTCAAAGACCTTCTGTAGATGTTATTACAGGTGTAATTAAGTCAAACTTTCCTACAAGGGTTTCTTTTAGAGTGACTTCTCCAACGGACTCGAGAACGATTCTCGATAAAATGGGAGCAGAAAAACTTCTTGGTAAAGGGGATATGCTTTACAAACAAGGAATCGAGACAACCCGTGTTCACTCATCATATGTCGATGAGGAGGAGATTGAAGCGCTGACTGCAAAGCTCTCAGATATGCCGCAAGAATTTAATCAAAATGCTATGGAGTTTCTCGAGAATGGTGGAGAAGTTGAAATGGATGAATATACGTTCGGCTCACATATTAGTGGAGTAACGGACGATAAATCAACAGATAGTCTTTATAAAGAAGCGGTCGGAATCGTTATGGAGCAACGCTCAGCAAGTGCATCAATGCTGCAGAGGCGACTTCGAATTGGATATAACCGAGCCGCTAACCTTGTTGAGGAGATGGAGTCAAAAGGTGTTGTTGGGCCAGCTCAAGGCTCCAAGCCACGTAAGGTATTGATAAGCGGTGAAATGACTGCTGAATAATATGACCGGCTGAAAAGCCGGTTTTTTTAACTGGAACCTTTTTTTATACTCCACTTGCTACACTTTTTCGTGTATGTTAATTACTCAAAAATTACTATCGCAATATTGCGAAATAACAATCACCTTACGTGAAGGTCTATTGGCAATTCAATAGTTGAGGTGATCAGACTAACCTTTAGGAGCATGTTATGTCTAACGAACTTAAGTTGAAAGAGTTACTAGAAGCAGGTGCACACTTCGGTCACCAGACTCAGAAGTGGAACCCAAAAATGAAAAAGTATGTTTACGGTGAGAGAAACGGTATCTATATCGTTGATCTTGCAAAAACAATCCCAATGGCCAAAAAAGCATATGACTTCCTTAAGAAGACAGCTGCTGAAGGAAAGCCAGTTCTTTTCGTTGGAACAAAAAGACAAGCATCTGAAACTGTAAAAATGGCCGCTGAGTCTTGTGGTGCTTACCACGTAACTTCTAGATGGCTAGGTGGAATGCTTACTAACTACAAAACAATCACACTTTCAGTTGATAAACTTAGAAAAGTTGAAAAAATGAAAGAAACTGGTGATTTCGAACTTCTTACTAAAAAAGAAAGATCAAAAATCAACAAAGACGTTGTTAAGCTTGAGAAAAACCTTGGTGGTATCAAGGATATGAGAAAGCTTCCAGGTGCTCTTTTCATCGTTGATCCAAACAATGAAAGAATTGCTATTCAAGAAGCGAATACACTAGGTATTCCAGTTGTAGCTATTACAGATACTAACTGTAACCCAGATGGTGTTTCTTATGTTGTTCCAGGTAACGATGACGCTATTAAGTCTGTTACTCTTTTTGCTGACTACTTTGCAAGTGCAGTATCTGAAGGTTCTGGTACAGCTAAGAAAGGTTCTAAAGCTAAGAAAGATAACGTTAGAGATAAAGCTCTAGAAGATGAAATTCTTTCTAAGTATGAAAAAGACATCGACCTAATCGGTGAAGACGAATAATTATTTTTTTAATCTATAATTTTTAAGAGGTAACAAATGGCCATTACAGCTAAAGATGTTAAAGACCTAAGAGAAAAAACTGGTGCAGGGATGATGGACTGTAAAAAAGCCCTAACTGAAACTGGTGGAGACCTTGAAGCAGCTATCGACTTTCTAAGAAAGAAAGG includes:
- the rpsB gene encoding 30S ribosomal protein S2, producing the protein MSNELKLKELLEAGAHFGHQTQKWNPKMKKYVYGERNGIYIVDLAKTIPMAKKAYDFLKKTAAEGKPVLFVGTKRQASETVKMAAESCGAYHVTSRWLGGMLTNYKTITLSVDKLRKVEKMKETGDFELLTKKERSKINKDVVKLEKNLGGIKDMRKLPGALFIVDPNNERIAIQEANTLGIPVVAITDTNCNPDGVSYVVPGNDDAIKSVTLFADYFASAVSEGSGTAKKGSKAKKDNVRDKALEDEILSKYEKDIDLIGEDE
- a CDS encoding DNA translocase FtsK, yielding MISKILKIQLVSLFIFTALAFLAFCYSDLLPDNYFSISSENTSINFFTYFVSSIVTMIGYYSGPWLLVSFVGFGAFYSFLYSKRESALDLLNIVTLSLTVMFFTYIFVPSFLGQGLRYVLNFAFSDIMIAVLGMISIISFLAGSFRDSFKDFVLKTLDSIANFPRLVHQLKSNIDNRKDVKALTNDKPSLIENIKMKVPSMLKGDEEDKPKSLPSFVQKRSESKSVNEQETQEEIDSREVPLLTKIGNPFAKPEKNEEFLKKDFQEKQLDDQVLVTREVAQASSVGEAAATDHLMKQPRVLKSTRDGKEDTQYYSLVSDLSSKKEENRVQHPDDKYFEEIIELIEDKLGEFKIDGKIINVLKGPVVDTFELELGTGVKVSKVTGATEDLSLALYGAPIRIVYPMKGRTTIGIEVPRNPREIIYLDEVLNTRDFQTSTKQLPVAMGKDAFGESFVVDLASMPHMLVAGATGAGKSVFINALLVSLLVKKSPKQMQLILIDPKQLELALYQNLPHLIMPVVTDAKTASISLLWAVQEMERRYSILKEFGVRNISGFNEKLKKATPDMLAGIHQHYEDSGAEEYELPYLVVIVDEFADLILTKAGKEIENNIARLAAKARAAGIHLVLATQRPSVDVITGVIKSNFPTRVSFRVTSPTDSRTILDKMGAEKLLGKGDMLYKQGIETTRVHSSYVDEEEIEALTAKLSDMPQEFNQNAMEFLENGGEVEMDEYTFGSHISGVTDDKSTDSLYKEAVGIVMEQRSASASMLQRRLRIGYNRAANLVEEMESKGVVGPAQGSKPRKVLISGEMTAE